A genome region from Mycolicibacterium litorale includes the following:
- the iolC gene encoding 5-dehydro-2-deoxygluconokinase, giving the protein MSSAKPFDVLAIGRCGVDIYPLQVGCGLEDVESFGKFLGGSAANVAVAAARLGDRAALVSGVGADPFGRFVRSELGRLGVDNRYVGTYCEYPTPVTFCEIFPPDHFPLYFYREPSAPDLQIRPEDIDAEAIGTARLFWATATGLSEEPSRSTHFAAWTARGRAPLTVLDLDYRPMFWESPAAATEQVQRALPHVTVAVGNREECEIAVGETNPHRAADALLDLGVELAIVKQGPRGVLGKTRHSSVTVAPNDVDVVNGLGAGDAFGGSLCHGLLHGWSLEKTLRYANAAGAIVASRLECSTAMPSAAEVAALAEQTASEAVNA; this is encoded by the coding sequence TTGAGCAGCGCGAAGCCATTCGACGTCCTCGCCATCGGGCGTTGCGGCGTCGACATCTATCCCCTCCAGGTCGGCTGCGGCCTCGAGGACGTCGAATCGTTCGGCAAGTTCCTCGGCGGCAGTGCGGCCAACGTGGCGGTGGCCGCGGCGCGCCTGGGCGACCGGGCCGCACTCGTGTCGGGCGTCGGAGCCGACCCCTTCGGGCGCTTCGTCCGCAGTGAACTCGGCCGCCTCGGGGTCGACAACCGCTACGTGGGCACCTACTGCGAATACCCGACTCCGGTCACCTTCTGCGAGATCTTCCCGCCGGACCACTTCCCGCTCTACTTCTACCGCGAGCCGAGCGCTCCCGACCTGCAGATCCGGCCCGAGGACATCGACGCCGAGGCCATCGGCACGGCGCGACTGTTCTGGGCGACGGCGACCGGGCTGTCCGAAGAGCCGAGCCGCAGCACCCATTTCGCCGCCTGGACGGCGCGCGGGCGGGCGCCGCTGACAGTGCTCGACCTCGACTATCGGCCGATGTTCTGGGAGTCCCCCGCTGCGGCGACCGAGCAGGTGCAGCGGGCACTCCCCCACGTCACGGTGGCGGTGGGCAACCGCGAGGAGTGCGAGATCGCCGTCGGCGAGACCAATCCGCACCGGGCCGCCGACGCGCTGCTCGACCTCGGTGTCGAACTCGCCATCGTCAAGCAGGGACCGCGCGGCGTGCTGGGCAAGACCAGGCACTCGTCGGTCACCGTGGCGCCCAACGACGTCGACGTGGTCAACGGCCTCGGCGCCGGAGATGCGTTCGGCGGCAGCCTCTGCCACGGACTGTTGCACGGCTGGTCGCTCGAGAAGACGCTGCGCTATGCCAACGCCGCGGGCGCGATCGTCGCGTCGCGACTCGAGTGTTCGACCGCCATGCCCAGCGCCGCCGAGGTGGCCGCGCTGGCCGAGCAGACGGCATCGGAGGCGGTCAATGCCTGA
- a CDS encoding GntR family transcriptional regulator, whose amino-acid sequence MPLTVEIDRSSPVPLYFQLAQAIESAIRDGELAPGDRFENELALAKRLALSRPTTRRAIQELVDKGLLVRKRGVGTQVVQNPVHRRVELTSLFDDLARAGQQPSTQLLDYRVGPPDEEVARELSIAADCEVVSIQRLRCANGEPLAVMVNHLPAEIAPAPDELESSGLYQSLRARGVHIRLARQRIGAKAATRAEARLLDEKPNAPLLTMARTAFDDSGTAVEFGTHCYRASRYYFDTTLVDR is encoded by the coding sequence GTGCCACTGACAGTGGAGATCGACAGGTCAAGCCCTGTTCCCCTCTACTTTCAACTCGCCCAGGCGATCGAGTCGGCCATCCGTGACGGCGAACTCGCGCCCGGTGATCGGTTCGAGAACGAGTTGGCGCTCGCCAAGCGGCTGGCTCTCTCACGTCCCACCACCCGGCGCGCCATCCAGGAACTCGTTGACAAAGGTCTGCTGGTGCGCAAGCGAGGGGTCGGCACCCAGGTCGTGCAGAATCCGGTGCACCGACGGGTCGAGCTCACCAGCCTCTTCGACGATCTCGCACGTGCCGGCCAGCAGCCGTCCACCCAACTCCTCGACTATCGGGTTGGCCCGCCGGACGAGGAAGTGGCGCGCGAATTGTCGATCGCCGCCGACTGTGAGGTGGTCTCGATCCAGCGACTCCGGTGCGCCAACGGTGAACCGCTGGCGGTGATGGTCAACCACCTGCCTGCTGAGATCGCCCCGGCACCGGATGAATTGGAGAGCAGCGGGTTGTACCAGTCGTTGCGCGCCCGCGGCGTCCACATCCGGCTGGCCCGCCAGCGCATCGGCGCGAAGGCGGCCACGCGTGCCGAGGCGAGACTGCTGGACGAGAAGCCCAACGCGCCTCTGCTGACCATGGCGCGCACCGCATTCGACGATTCGGGCACCGCCGTCGAGTTCGGAACGCACTGCTATCGCGCCTCTCGCTACTACTTCGACACGACGCTCGTCGACCGCTGA
- a CDS encoding LacI family DNA-binding transcriptional regulator has product MPPSPAAERHPGRKPTMADVANGAGVSRTLVSFILDGKPGASEETKQRVLAVAQELGYRPDSAARLLARGRSRTLGVLMDVHQLFEAELVTGIYPAAERLGYEVLLSANLPDRPESVPIDALLSHRCGALILLGPTSGFRYLTGLAEKVPVVVVGRRLKPHQGLATVRTDDVQGIQQAVDYLVSLGHREIHHVDGGTDPGSADRKRGYCTAMRRHGLTASAVVLPGAHNETAGAAAARAMLSAPSLPTAVLAGNDRCALGMLDVFTRAGVDVPKDLSLIGYDDSRLSDNPRIDLTTVHQDAAALADHAVRLAVSMLDGDGGDERDVVLDSSLVIRGTTAPPRQRSTSVVSK; this is encoded by the coding sequence ATGCCGCCCAGTCCGGCCGCCGAACGCCATCCCGGCCGCAAGCCGACGATGGCCGACGTCGCCAACGGGGCCGGTGTGTCACGCACGCTGGTGTCCTTCATCCTCGACGGCAAACCCGGGGCGAGCGAGGAGACCAAACAGCGGGTGCTCGCGGTCGCTCAAGAGCTCGGCTACCGGCCCGACTCCGCGGCGCGGCTGCTGGCACGGGGGCGCAGCCGCACCCTCGGCGTCCTGATGGACGTGCACCAGCTGTTCGAGGCTGAACTCGTCACCGGGATCTACCCGGCGGCCGAGCGGCTCGGCTACGAGGTGCTGCTGTCGGCGAACCTGCCCGATCGGCCGGAGTCGGTCCCCATCGATGCACTGCTGAGCCACCGGTGCGGTGCTCTCATCCTGCTCGGGCCGACGTCGGGCTTTCGCTACCTCACCGGGCTCGCGGAGAAAGTGCCGGTGGTGGTCGTTGGCCGCAGGCTCAAGCCGCACCAGGGGCTGGCAACCGTGCGCACCGACGACGTCCAGGGCATCCAGCAGGCGGTGGACTATCTGGTGAGTCTCGGCCACCGGGAGATCCACCATGTCGACGGCGGCACCGATCCGGGCTCGGCCGACCGCAAACGGGGCTACTGCACGGCAATGCGCAGGCACGGGCTGACGGCGTCGGCCGTCGTGCTGCCGGGCGCGCACAACGAGACCGCCGGCGCCGCCGCGGCCCGCGCGATGTTGTCGGCCCCGTCGCTGCCCACCGCCGTGCTGGCCGGCAACGACCGCTGCGCACTGGGCATGCTCGACGTATTCACCCGCGCTGGAGTCGACGTGCCGAAAGACCTGTCACTGATCGGCTACGACGACAGCCGCTTGTCCGACAACCCCCGCATCGATCTGACGACCGTGCACCAGGATGCCGCGGCGCTGGCCGACCACGCGGTCCGCCTGGCGGTCAGCATGCTCGATGGCGACGGCGGGGACGAGCGCGACGTGGTGCTCGACTCGAGCCTGGTGATTCGCGGTACCACCGCGCCGCCGCGTCAGCGGTCGACGAGCGTCGTGTCGAAGTAG
- a CDS encoding sugar phosphate isomerase/epimerase family protein encodes MKLGVYTAVLHDKPLREALSIIKGLGLSGAEVNAGGFLPTPHLPVTQLTSGELDPAEYLSAFEEAGVELTGLNVNGNPLHTDPEVGPQDADDLRRAIPVAAMLGVRRVVTMSGLPEAHPGGRWPAWHVNPWDSGYLDSLDYQWDEVAVPFWREIDALARDHDVKICIEMHPQNLVFNPPTLQRLVEKTGATHVGAEMDPSHLFWQGIDPVAAIDYLGDLVFHAAAKDTRINPACAVYGVLDDRFTRAPAAEHPTSLGGRHTVNRWPHDSSWDFVAVGRGHDVEFWSAFLAALDRVDPDMAVNIEHEDAQLGQLEGLQVAAETLRAASRYAVQPA; translated from the coding sequence ATGAAGCTCGGGGTGTACACCGCGGTTCTGCACGACAAGCCGCTGCGCGAGGCGCTCTCGATCATCAAGGGCTTGGGACTGAGCGGCGCGGAGGTCAACGCCGGCGGCTTCCTGCCGACCCCCCATCTACCGGTGACGCAGCTCACCAGCGGTGAGCTCGACCCGGCCGAGTACCTCAGTGCGTTCGAGGAGGCCGGAGTCGAGTTGACCGGCCTCAACGTCAACGGCAATCCGCTGCATACCGATCCGGAGGTCGGCCCTCAGGACGCCGACGATCTGCGGCGCGCCATCCCGGTGGCGGCCATGTTGGGTGTGCGGCGGGTGGTCACCATGTCGGGGTTGCCTGAAGCGCATCCTGGCGGACGGTGGCCTGCGTGGCACGTGAACCCCTGGGACAGTGGGTATCTCGACTCGCTGGACTACCAGTGGGATGAAGTCGCCGTTCCGTTCTGGCGCGAAATCGACGCGCTGGCGCGCGATCACGACGTGAAGATCTGCATCGAGATGCACCCGCAGAACCTGGTCTTCAACCCACCGACTCTGCAACGTCTGGTGGAGAAGACGGGCGCCACGCACGTCGGCGCAGAGATGGACCCGAGCCACCTGTTCTGGCAGGGCATCGATCCGGTCGCGGCGATCGACTACCTCGGGGATCTGGTGTTCCACGCCGCAGCCAAGGACACCCGGATCAACCCGGCGTGCGCGGTCTACGGCGTCCTCGATGACCGCTTCACCCGCGCCCCGGCCGCCGAGCACCCGACCTCGCTGGGTGGGCGGCACACCGTCAACCGCTGGCCGCACGACTCCAGCTGGGACTTCGTCGCCGTGGGCCGCGGGCACGACGTCGAGTTCTGGTCGGCCTTCCTGGCCGCGCTCGACCGGGTCGACCCGGACATGGCGGTCAACATCGAACACGAAGATGCCCAACTCGGGCAGCTCGAAGGCCTGCAGGTGGCAGCCGAAACTCTGCGCGCAGCAAGCCGATACGCGGTTCAACCCGCCTGA
- a CDS encoding sugar porter family MFS transporter, producing the protein MSTQTDQDHASSRFLTRLTVIATLGGLLFGYDTGVISGALLYMKDDLDLSSFGEATVVSSLLFPGAAFGALFGGRVADRIGRKRSLLVCAGLFLVGALGCAIAPNVQIMVAARIILGLGVGAAAVTCPLYLAEMAPAERRGRMVTINELMIVTGQMLAFATNALLDHLIQDPHVWRIMLGVATVPALGLLVGMMILPDSPRWYGLKGRMTEARDVLGLSRPPKEADAEFALIVEHTEHMLKTKSTPFSVIRDVPWIRRVVLIGCGLAVIQQATGINTVNYYAPTILEQSGLGVSAALVATIAVGVTSVVTTIIGIILLGYIGRRTMLLIGFAGVAASQLALSLTFLLDESTTRSYVILACMVLFVAFVQMFIGTCVWLLLSEIFPLSIRGFAMGVAVFVLWCTNAVISFLFPLLNSALGSTGTFLLFVAINVASWIFVRASVPETKGTTLEELEERFEAQEGRGLAAVAAP; encoded by the coding sequence ATGTCGACGCAGACAGATCAGGACCACGCGTCCTCACGATTCCTCACCAGACTGACAGTGATCGCCACGCTCGGCGGACTCCTGTTCGGCTATGACACCGGGGTCATCTCCGGCGCACTGCTGTACATGAAGGACGACCTGGACCTCAGCTCCTTCGGTGAGGCCACCGTGGTCAGTTCGCTGCTCTTCCCCGGCGCGGCCTTCGGGGCGCTGTTCGGCGGCCGGGTCGCCGACCGCATCGGGCGCAAGCGCAGCCTGCTGGTGTGCGCGGGGCTGTTCCTCGTCGGTGCGCTCGGCTGTGCGATCGCCCCGAACGTGCAGATCATGGTCGCGGCCCGCATCATCCTGGGTCTCGGTGTGGGCGCCGCGGCGGTGACCTGTCCGCTGTACCTCGCGGAGATGGCCCCGGCGGAGCGGCGCGGACGTATGGTCACCATCAACGAGCTGATGATCGTGACCGGCCAGATGCTGGCCTTCGCCACGAACGCGCTGCTGGATCACTTGATCCAGGACCCACACGTCTGGCGCATCATGCTCGGCGTCGCCACCGTGCCCGCGCTCGGGCTGCTCGTCGGGATGATGATCCTGCCGGATTCGCCACGCTGGTACGGGCTGAAGGGCCGGATGACCGAAGCGCGCGACGTACTCGGGCTGAGCCGCCCTCCGAAGGAGGCGGACGCGGAGTTCGCGCTGATCGTCGAACACACCGAACACATGCTCAAGACCAAGAGCACGCCGTTCTCTGTGATCCGCGACGTGCCGTGGATCCGGCGGGTGGTTCTGATCGGTTGTGGTCTGGCGGTCATCCAGCAGGCCACCGGCATCAACACCGTGAACTACTACGCACCCACCATCCTCGAACAGAGTGGGCTGGGCGTCAGTGCGGCGCTGGTCGCCACGATCGCGGTCGGGGTGACCTCGGTGGTCACCACGATCATCGGCATCATCCTGCTCGGCTACATCGGCAGGCGCACCATGCTGCTGATCGGATTCGCCGGCGTTGCGGCCTCCCAACTCGCGCTGTCGCTGACCTTCCTGCTCGATGAATCCACAACCCGTAGCTACGTGATCCTCGCCTGCATGGTGCTGTTCGTCGCCTTCGTGCAGATGTTCATCGGCACGTGCGTGTGGCTGCTGCTGTCCGAGATCTTCCCGCTGAGCATCCGGGGGTTCGCCATGGGCGTTGCGGTGTTCGTCCTGTGGTGCACCAACGCCGTCATCTCCTTCCTCTTCCCCCTGCTCAACTCGGCGTTGGGGTCCACGGGGACGTTCCTGCTCTTCGTCGCGATAAACGTGGCGTCGTGGATCTTCGTCCGCGCCTCCGTGCCGGAAACCAAGGGCACGACGCTCGAGGAGCTCGAGGAACGATTCGAGGCGCAGGAGGGCCGCGGGCTGGCGGCGGTCGCCGCGCCCTGA
- a CDS encoding 2-oxoacid:acceptor oxidoreductase subunit alpha: MGLNGNGAAPRQKLEKVVIRFAGDSGDGMQLTGDRFTSEAALFGNDLATQPNYPAEIRAPQGTLPGVSSFQIQIADYDILTAGDRPDVLVAMNPAALKANVSDLPRGGLIIANSDEFTKRNLAKVGYDANPLETDELSDYVVHAVPMTTLTLGAVEEIGASKKDGQRAKNMFALGLLSWMYGRELHQSEIFIQEKFARKPDVAAANVLALKAGWNFGETTEAFATTYEVSPAKLKSGEYRQISGNTALAYGIVAAGVLADTQVVLGTYPITPASDILHELSKHKNFNVLTFQAEDEIAGIGAALGASYGGALGVTSTSGPGVALKAEAIGLGVMTELPLVIVDVQRGGPSTGLPTKTEQADLLQALYGRNGESPVAVLAPRSPSDCFDIAVDAARIALTYRTPVIILSDGAIANGSEPWRIPDIEGYERIDHTFAQPGEEFAPYARDPETLARQFAVPGTAGLEHRIGGLEKANGSGNISYEPKNHDLMVRLRQAKIDGITVPDLEVDDPTGDADLLLIGWGSSYGPIGEACRRARRKGIKVAHAHLRHLNPFPANLGEVLARYPKVVAPEMNMGQLALLLRAKYLVDVQSVTKVEGMAFLADEVEGIIDAAIDGTLGDKENEKATFARLAAATVGTGVGASA; the protein is encoded by the coding sequence ATGGGGCTGAACGGCAACGGCGCCGCACCGCGGCAGAAGCTCGAGAAGGTCGTCATCCGATTCGCCGGTGACTCCGGTGACGGTATGCAGCTCACCGGTGACCGGTTCACCTCCGAAGCGGCGCTCTTCGGCAACGACCTGGCGACCCAGCCGAACTACCCCGCGGAGATCCGCGCACCTCAGGGCACACTGCCGGGCGTCTCGTCCTTCCAGATCCAGATCGCCGACTACGACATCCTCACCGCGGGCGACCGGCCCGACGTGCTGGTGGCGATGAACCCGGCGGCGCTCAAGGCCAACGTGTCCGACCTGCCCCGCGGCGGCCTGATCATCGCCAACTCCGACGAGTTCACCAAGCGCAACCTGGCCAAGGTCGGCTACGACGCCAACCCGCTGGAGACCGACGAGCTGAGCGACTATGTCGTGCATGCCGTGCCGATGACCACGCTGACCCTCGGTGCCGTCGAGGAGATCGGCGCGTCGAAGAAGGACGGCCAGCGCGCGAAGAACATGTTCGCGCTGGGCCTGCTGTCGTGGATGTACGGCCGCGAACTGCACCAGAGCGAAATCTTCATCCAAGAGAAGTTCGCCCGCAAGCCCGACGTCGCCGCCGCGAACGTCCTGGCGCTCAAGGCCGGCTGGAACTTCGGTGAGACCACCGAGGCGTTCGCCACCACCTACGAGGTGTCGCCGGCGAAGCTGAAGTCGGGCGAGTACCGGCAGATCTCCGGGAACACCGCGCTGGCCTACGGCATCGTGGCGGCCGGTGTGCTGGCCGATACGCAGGTCGTCCTCGGCACCTACCCGATCACCCCTGCCTCGGACATCCTCCACGAGCTGTCCAAGCACAAGAACTTCAACGTGCTGACCTTCCAGGCCGAGGACGAGATCGCCGGTATCGGTGCGGCACTGGGCGCCTCGTACGGCGGCGCACTCGGCGTCACCAGCACGTCCGGTCCCGGTGTGGCGCTCAAGGCCGAGGCGATCGGCCTGGGTGTGATGACCGAACTGCCGCTGGTGATCGTCGACGTGCAGCGCGGCGGCCCCTCGACGGGTCTGCCCACCAAGACCGAACAGGCCGACCTGCTGCAGGCGCTGTACGGACGCAACGGCGAGTCGCCGGTGGCGGTGCTGGCTCCGCGGTCGCCGTCGGACTGCTTCGACATCGCGGTCGACGCCGCGCGGATCGCGCTGACCTACCGCACGCCGGTGATCATCCTGTCCGACGGGGCGATCGCCAACGGCTCCGAGCCGTGGCGCATCCCGGACATCGAGGGCTACGAGCGGATCGACCACACCTTCGCCCAGCCCGGCGAGGAGTTCGCCCCGTACGCACGCGATCCCGAGACGCTCGCGCGCCAGTTCGCCGTCCCGGGCACCGCGGGCCTCGAACACCGGATCGGCGGTCTGGAGAAGGCCAACGGTTCGGGAAACATCAGCTACGAGCCGAAGAACCACGACCTCATGGTCCGGTTGCGGCAGGCCAAGATCGACGGCATCACGGTGCCCGACCTCGAGGTCGACGATCCCACCGGCGACGCCGACCTGCTGCTCATCGGCTGGGGGAGCTCGTACGGACCGATCGGGGAGGCGTGCCGGCGGGCCCGGCGCAAGGGCATCAAGGTCGCCCACGCGCACCTGCGGCACCTCAACCCCTTCCCGGCCAATCTCGGCGAGGTGCTGGCGCGGTACCCGAAGGTCGTCGCGCCGGAAATGAACATGGGGCAGCTGGCGTTGCTTCTTCGGGCCAAGTACCTGGTGGACGTGCAGTCGGTCACCAAGGTCGAGGGCATGGCATTCCTGGCGGACGAGGTCGAGGGCATCATCGATGCGGCGATCGACGGCACTCTGGGAGACAAGGAAAACGAGAAGGCCACGTTCGCGCGGCTGGCTGCGGCCACCGTGGGGACCGGCGTGGGAGCGAGCGCATGA
- a CDS encoding 2-oxoacid:ferredoxin oxidoreductase subunit beta, whose protein sequence is MTELIGTDLSLTPLSKTAGVPTTDQPQKGKDFTSDQEVRWCPGCGDYVILNTIRNFLPELGLRRENIAFISGIGCSSRFPYYLETYGFHSIHGRAPTIATGLALARPDLSVWVVTGDGDSLSIGGNHLIHALRRNINITILLFNNRIYGLTKGQYSPTSEVGKVTKSTPMGSLDYPFNPVSLALGSEATFVGRALDSDRKGLSEVLRAAAQHRGAALVEILQDCPIFNDGSFDALRKEGADERLINVRHGEPITFGADGEYCVVKSGYGLEVAKTADVSADEIVVHNAEVDDPAYAFALSRLSEQNLEHMVMGIFRQVNRPTYDDAAREQVRSARDARPHDTAALQSLLRGKDTWTVD, encoded by the coding sequence ATGACTGAGCTGATCGGCACGGACCTGAGCCTGACGCCCCTGTCCAAGACGGCGGGGGTGCCCACCACCGACCAGCCGCAGAAGGGCAAGGACTTCACCAGCGACCAGGAGGTGCGCTGGTGCCCCGGCTGCGGTGACTACGTCATCCTCAACACCATCCGCAATTTCCTGCCGGAGCTGGGCCTGCGCCGCGAGAACATCGCGTTCATCAGCGGCATCGGCTGCTCGAGCCGGTTCCCGTACTACCTGGAAACCTACGGTTTCCACTCGATCCACGGCCGCGCGCCGACCATCGCGACCGGTCTGGCGCTGGCCCGTCCAGACCTGTCGGTCTGGGTGGTGACCGGTGACGGTGACTCGCTGTCGATCGGCGGCAACCACCTCATCCACGCGCTGCGCCGCAACATCAACATCACGATCCTGCTGTTCAACAACCGGATCTACGGGCTGACCAAGGGGCAGTACTCGCCGACGTCCGAGGTCGGCAAGGTCACCAAGTCGACGCCGATGGGTTCGCTGGACTACCCGTTCAACCCGGTGTCGCTGGCGCTGGGATCCGAGGCCACCTTCGTGGGCCGCGCGCTGGATTCCGACCGCAAGGGTCTGTCCGAGGTGTTGCGGGCCGCGGCCCAGCACCGCGGCGCCGCGCTGGTGGAGATCCTGCAGGACTGCCCGATCTTCAACGACGGATCCTTCGACGCGCTGCGTAAGGAAGGGGCCGACGAGCGGCTAATCAACGTACGCCACGGGGAGCCGATCACGTTCGGCGCCGACGGCGAGTACTGCGTGGTGAAGTCCGGTTACGGCCTCGAGGTCGCGAAGACCGCCGATGTGTCGGCCGACGAGATCGTCGTGCACAACGCCGAGGTCGACGACCCGGCCTACGCCTTCGCGCTGTCCCGCCTGTCCGAGCAGAACCTCGAGCACATGGTGATGGGCATCTTCCGGCAGGTCAACCGGCCCACCTACGACGACGCCGCCCGCGAGCAGGTTCGTTCGGCACGCGACGCGAGGCCGCACGACACGGCGGCGCTGCAATCGCTGCTTCGCGGCAAGGACACGTGGACTGTCGACTAA
- the mobA gene encoding molybdenum cofactor guanylyltransferase, with amino-acid sequence MTQGATSPVPLAAVVLAGGASRRMGRDKATVRIQGPSGPTTLVEQVVGTVARRCSPVFVIAAPGQPLPELPAQVLRDEVRGVGPLLATGRGLRAAAEAGHRWAFVCSVDLPYLTMDFVDDLAVPAARLDVDVVLPWDGRDHYLAGVYRTSLAGRISTMVAAGERSMRALVDAVDTQRIVMPEQRALTNANTPAELPAVGDHAQQIATGR; translated from the coding sequence GTGACCCAGGGGGCGACCTCACCCGTACCGTTGGCCGCGGTCGTGCTGGCGGGCGGGGCGTCGCGCCGTATGGGACGCGACAAGGCGACGGTGCGAATCCAGGGCCCGTCAGGTCCCACCACCCTCGTCGAGCAGGTGGTGGGCACGGTGGCTCGACGCTGTTCGCCGGTGTTCGTCATCGCCGCGCCGGGACAACCACTGCCCGAACTGCCTGCGCAGGTGCTGCGCGACGAGGTGCGAGGCGTCGGCCCGCTGCTGGCCACCGGGCGCGGTCTGCGCGCAGCGGCCGAAGCCGGGCACCGATGGGCGTTCGTGTGCTCCGTCGACCTGCCCTATCTGACGATGGACTTCGTCGACGACCTCGCGGTGCCCGCCGCGCGGCTCGACGTCGACGTCGTGCTGCCGTGGGACGGTCGCGACCACTACCTTGCCGGTGTCTACCGGACGTCCCTCGCCGGGCGGATCTCCACGATGGTGGCCGCCGGCGAGCGCAGCATGCGGGCGCTCGTGGACGCCGTCGACACCCAGCGGATCGTCATGCCCGAACAGCGGGCGCTCACCAACGCGAACACCCCCGCCGAGCTACCTGCCGTCGGCGATCATGCACAGCAAATTGCGACCGGCAGATAG
- a CDS encoding transglycosylase family protein: protein MKNIRKTFGLATFAGALAVAPMALGAGTASADSGVNWDAVAACESGGNWSINTGNGYYGGLQFTMGTWQSNGGSGSPHNASREEQIRVAENVLDSQGIGAWPVCGGRG from the coding sequence GTGAAGAACATCCGCAAGACGTTTGGGCTGGCCACCTTTGCCGGAGCGCTCGCTGTGGCTCCGATGGCGCTGGGCGCCGGCACCGCGAGTGCGGACAGCGGCGTCAACTGGGACGCCGTCGCGGCGTGCGAATCCGGTGGTAACTGGTCGATCAACACCGGCAACGGCTACTACGGCGGCCTGCAGTTCACGATGGGCACCTGGCAGTCGAACGGCGGCTCGGGGTCGCCGCACAACGCGTCGCGTGAAGAGCAGATCCGCGTGGCCGAGAACGTCCTGGACAGCCAGGGCATCGGTGCGTGGCCCGTCTGCGGCGGGCGTGGCTGA
- a CDS encoding transglycosylase family protein: protein MTNIRKALIRGILLSAFGAAFALVPMFMSSATASADTVNWDAIAQCESGGNWSTNTGNGHFGGLQFKPATWASHGGRGNPATASRGEQIRVAERVLANQGLKAWPKCGPRGVAASAAVWNAPQAPRAAVPAAAPRPATGCAAVRPGSVLGIVDLKQLCSTVLSPLGAFTPQR, encoded by the coding sequence ATGACGAACATCCGTAAAGCTCTCATCCGAGGAATCCTGCTCAGTGCCTTCGGCGCGGCGTTCGCGCTCGTGCCGATGTTCATGTCGTCAGCCACCGCCAGTGCCGACACCGTCAACTGGGACGCCATCGCGCAGTGCGAGTCGGGCGGGAACTGGTCGACGAACACCGGTAACGGCCACTTCGGCGGCCTGCAGTTCAAACCGGCCACCTGGGCCTCCCACGGTGGGCGCGGCAACCCGGCCACAGCGTCGCGCGGTGAGCAGATCCGCGTCGCCGAGCGGGTACTGGCCAACCAGGGTCTCAAGGCGTGGCCGAAGTGCGGGCCGCGCGGTGTCGCCGCCAGCGCCGCGGTGTGGAACGCCCCGCAGGCGCCGCGCGCCGCCGTCCCGGCCGCCGCCCCTCGCCCGGCCACCGGGTGCGCCGCGGTCCGTCCCGGCAGCGTCCTCGGAATCGTCGACCTCAAGCAGTTGTGCTCGACGGTGCTCAGCCCGCTGGGCGCGTTCACGCCCCAGCGCTGA
- a CDS encoding VOC family protein has protein sequence MTATLGPLVVDAADPAAVAAFWSAALGEREQRRLLRFRAQQGPKTVKNRVHLDVGVGADDRAVERLLALGARVLADHLPDWLTLADVEGNEFCAFPRRPPGSDSPARVFAVCTDSDRPEELAAWWAARVGARIGPGPDQTPRWLHDCPGWGEVIWKFVRVDDVRTGPNRWRWSLTTPVEALLAAGAARLPDGTLLDPQGNQFSVGFSAGA, from the coding sequence ATGACCGCCACGTTGGGACCGCTGGTGGTCGACGCGGCCGACCCCGCCGCGGTCGCGGCGTTCTGGTCGGCCGCCCTGGGCGAGCGCGAGCAGCGGCGCCTGTTGCGCTTTCGCGCTCAGCAGGGCCCGAAGACGGTGAAGAACCGGGTTCACCTCGACGTCGGGGTCGGCGCGGACGATCGGGCGGTCGAGCGGCTGCTGGCGCTCGGTGCCCGAGTGCTCGCCGACCACCTGCCCGACTGGCTGACCCTGGCCGATGTCGAGGGCAACGAGTTCTGCGCGTTTCCCCGCAGGCCGCCCGGCTCCGATTCTCCCGCGCGTGTGTTCGCGGTGTGCACCGACAGCGATCGGCCCGAGGAGCTGGCCGCCTGGTGGGCGGCACGAGTGGGTGCGCGGATCGGTCCGGGACCGGATCAGACGCCGCGCTGGCTGCACGACTGCCCCGGCTGGGGTGAGGTGATCTGGAAGTTCGTCCGCGTCGACGACGTCCGTACCGGACCGAACCGCTGGCGCTGGTCGCTCACCACGCCGGTCGAGGCGCTGCTGGCCGCCGGAGCGGCGCGGCTCCCGGACGGCACGCTGCTCGATCCGCAGGGCAATCAGTTCAGCGTTGGTTTCAGCGCTGGGGCGTGA